In the Fusobacterium simiae genome, TAGCAGTCTCACATCCAGCTACACTTATAACATTAGGAAATTTTAAAAATCCAACTGTATTACTTGCTGTATTTGGTTTATTGATAACAATAATTTTAATGAGTAGAAAAATAGATGCAGCAGTATTTTTTGGACTTTTAATAACAGCTATTGTAGGGATAGTGTTAGGAAAATTAGGTATAGAAGGAATGCCAAAATTTTCAAATGAAATTGTAAAAGTTAATACTTCATTAAAACATTTTGGAGATTTTTTTTATGGGATAAAAAGTTTAATAACTAAACCTAAGTCAATATTTTTAATATTTACTTTTTTCTTTGTTGATTTTTTTGATACAGCAGGGACATTGGTTGCTATAACAAATAAAATTACATCAAAAACAGGGAAAAATTATGAAATGAAAAAAATGTTGTTTTCTGATGCAGTGGGGACAGTTGTTGGAGCCATATTAGGAACTTCAACAGTAACTACATTGACAGAATCAACAAGTGGAGTTGCAGCAGGTGGGAGAACAGGATTTACAGCAATAACAACTGGAATTTGGTTTTTAATAGCTTCAATATTTACACCTCTTGTGGCAATAGCTTCTCCAATAGAAGTAGGTGGAATGTTCTTTGAGCCTGTTATAGCGCCATCACTTATCTGTGTAGGTATACTTATGGCAACTCAACTTTCAAGTATAGATTGGCATGACTTTACAGCAGCTTCTGCTGGATTTATAACTATAATGATAATGATAGTTGGATATTCAATTCCTGATGGTATAGCAGCAGGATTTATTGTTTATGTATTCTCAAAATTATTTACAAAGAATATAAAAGATATAACCCCTAGTGTATGGGCAATGTTTGTGTTATTTGTTTTACATTTTGCATTAAAATGAAAAAAAATATACTAAATATTTTACCAAAAACAAAAATTTGTAATAAAATTTTTGTTTTTTTATTTATTAGGAA is a window encoding:
- a CDS encoding NCS2 family permease — its product is MQEVLRKFFNFEEYETNFKKEIIAGTTNFLTMAYILGVNTIILSSAGMDFNSVFLATAISSAIACFVMGLVANAPLGLAPGMGSNSFFTFIVVKLYGYSYQEALAMVFVSGMLFLILSATGIRDKIINSIPENLKQSIGAGTGFFIALIGLVKAGIAVSHPATLITLGNFKNPTVLLAVFGLLITIILMSRKIDAAVFFGLLITAIVGIVLGKLGIEGMPKFSNEIVKVNTSLKHFGDFFYGIKSLITKPKSIFLIFTFFFVDFFDTAGTLVAITNKITSKTGKNYEMKKMLFSDAVGTVVGAILGTSTVTTLTESTSGVAAGGRTGFTAITTGIWFLIASIFTPLVAIASPIEVGGMFFEPVIAPSLICVGILMATQLSSIDWHDFTAASAGFITIMIMIVGYSIPDGIAAGFIVYVFSKLFTKNIKDITPSVWAMFVLFVLHFALK